The following DNA comes from Magnolia sinica isolate HGM2019 chromosome 18, MsV1, whole genome shotgun sequence.
TTGCACTTGGCTTTGATTTCATTTTCACACCACTAGAATTTCATTATTGCTAATGACAAGAAATACAAATTAAGCATATTTCAGTTCTCATAGCAGCATACGATAAAACAAGCATCTTTTCTTCTAAACTAGACCTAACAAATTCCCCCATACTCCAAGAACAAGCGAAACTAGAAACATTTAAAACCCAtgaaacaaaaaccaaaaccatGCCTTCAAACAAGAATCCCTCATGTCATCTCAACAGCACCTCCTCTTTTGGGATTCACCGATGGAAAATCCTCGACGTCGTAAACTGAAATATGCTTTGAGTTCTCAAACTTCTCTCCGTCGCCCCACAATGCATAAGCCTCCTCTCCATGGATTGCATCATCCCCAGCTTGCATGTCCTCATCACTCAATCGAAGTGGAACGACAAGCCTTATAAGCAAGCATATCAAGCTAGTAACACCAATATTGAGGACAATTATGAATAAAATCCCTCCAACTTGGATGCCTAGTTGATGGAGCCCTGCGTTGGTCCGGCCCATCTTGAGCCCATATAAAAGACCAATGTATTTTAGGTCGTTGCCGTAGAAGAGACGGTTAAGGCGGGGCTCGGCAAATAGGCCCGAAAGGATACCTCCTAAGCTCCCCGCGATAGCATGCGTGTGAAAGACGGCCATCGTGTCGTCAACTTGTTTTAGAAGATTGACTTTCTTGTGGATGACCATCATTGTGTACCAAGGGATGCTTCCTGAGAGCATCCCCATAATAATGGCTGCCCAACATTGCACCACACCTGTTCATAGGTATTTTTAGAATCTAGGGCTATTTTAATTTTCGAAACAAACATATGCTATCGTATTCGAACAAGGCTCAATGCCCAAAATCATTGTAGCCCATCTCAGCTATTGTTTGTATGATCCAGGAGGGCATAACTTTCCTGATGGAGACATTAGCCGTTACAAATGATTACCATGATTATAATCATGATCATGAACTATGTTAGAGATAGTTTATTCATGTGCAACAGAAATCAAGAACTgcgctggttaggagtgagttgataTAAGTTAAAGGCTttaaagtaataattatttccccaaTATTTACCTCACTTTTTTAGATGTTTGATTTGACTACACCCATTTTTACACATAAATCGAGAATGCCACGACATATTTATGgctcccaccgtgatgcatatcgcttatccacactgttaatctattatgcctgatgaatttatggcataagcaaaaaaatgaggcatatcgaaagctcaagtggaccatgccactagAAAAAGGAAATCGAACACTTACTATTAAAAACCTCTCAGGCCCACTATTTCTTTTTGTGTGCGCCATTTAAGTgttcaatctacctcattttttggctcatgctttaaaatattgTGTTAAAATGGCTGTACGAAatggatttatcatatacatcaccttgaggtccacaaatttaaaataattcttttgaaccaatttctgAGCTAAAaagtaaaatggattttcgaatgattttcaaacgggtgaaatggtaataattacccatttcaaGGGTATTTACACAGccgttgaaaaatcaaacacaccctaaaaaaaACTTGAACTATGGTCTAACAGAAGTAATTGTGGCCCTTTAACTAGAATGGAAAAAAATTCATATAACCGAATCCAATCAGTTGGGATAAGgcatcattatctaagccttatcccaatgaATTGAAGTTAGGTACATGAACCTTGTTGATTTGGGACCTTTATCTGCCACCTTTTAGAGCTAAGGAAAAAAACCTAATTTTTCTTGTAGAAAAGAGAAACGATCCGGTGTGAAATCATCCACATGGAAATTTCACTACAGAATCtttagtgtgtcccacttgatcacCTGGCTATCAGAAAGTCAACAAAGGTAGGCACACTTTCCATCTCCAGCATATCTTGGGCACATGTTAATAAGTTCATTGAAAATGAAGTTTCTAGTAATGGAGAATTGGTCCTCTAAACTTCAACAATGGGTGGCTGGTACTCATTGTCATGGTTTTTTAACAGTCATCCACATCCACAGTTACAAGAGATTTGCTACAATAGATCCCTACgtattaatattatttttcacGCCTTTGGGTGATACTCAAAACTGTCTTTGTATTTGTGTTCTCGTGGAGCAGGCTTGTTCGATGgaaatcaaagggttgaaatattctaaTTCCATGGTGAGgccatttaaataaataaataaaagaaagaaagaaagaaagaaagatggttTAAATGGATGCAACATGTCCCCAAATCCAGCTTCTGTTTCGACCTAAAATAACAACACATGAGGATGTGTTATAGAAAATTCTGCACAACATTACACGGATGTGCTAGACCTGAGCTTTCCATAATGTTGCCAGTTCTATCCTGGCCCCAAAAACAGGCTGTATGAAAAATCCTAAGGCAGACCATGGTGCATGCAGCTTAGGGATGGCTAGAAAAACATCATTTAGGttgtccatttttatttttttttgtacctCCCACCTCCAGAGACTGAATACACCTTTTTTTTTGCTTCACTTGAGTCGTACTAATTTAATAATTGAATGTAAAAATATCTAAAATAGATATAAAGATTTAAAATATGTAAATTAGCTAAAATAAGCCAAAATGCGGCAGTTTATATGGTGGCTTTGGTACAAGGCTTGCCTAGCCTCATAGTAACCTATGGAGAAGAATGATCTTTTATTTTAATCTTTCATGTTGGGTTGACGTAGGAGAGGATGTGTTGAGGTTGAGCACtatcttcctcagggataactattttgaatctactaaacttctttgaactcctcacagagatactttgaattcacgaggaaaataagaaaaataaaataatttctagaaattcataataaattgattgattgatgaaaaatAAGCTTACAacttaaataataatataaactcctagaaatcgtgacttcctataaatggtaaacttactatttatagacatcGTGATTTCCACTAGATCTCATGGTTTtgggcaaaaaatagtaagtggcctatttggctcaaccatgttattctcctaattattctaagtactgttcatgttggacgcaactcctaaagcctaacggatgaagagttataatcaaagtaaaacttactataagtagtaaaaattaaaataaaacagaaattcGACCGTTGATCGTATGAAACCTTACAAATTTGGTGTGTGCAACCCAACCTAGCCGGGTtcggtggctaaagtagctcattctacccaaAATCATTTATGGCACATCggataactcattctgatttgcgagatatgcccattttaaggttctgatagtcccgatcacttccacctccgatcgggccttttctggtccattttggccatgaaattatacCCGACCCGCTCTATATCATGGGTTACGCCACAGATGTGTGGGTAAAatgacttgatttgatgtttaGCTGAGTTAGGTTGACTTGAGTTAACTCGGTtcaatattttaattattataaattgaaaatattaggaCCGCTAATAAGAATTTGAAATAGTTAGATTTGTTATAACTAAATAGAATGTATTACAATGAAACAAATCAACTCGGAGAGATTTCAAGCGAAGTAACGGAGAAACTGGATTTCGAGCTTGGCTAGGCTGAGTTTTAGAGACCGTCGCTGAGTCGACTCGATGTGACCACCTCACTGACTCAGCGGAGTAATTAACTAGCCCATTCAACCACTTTGAAATAAAAGATTAAAGTGGTGGAGGGGAGATTTGAACAGAAAATTCTCCTTAGGAGGACCAATGTATCATGATAGCTGACCATACATGAAATCACCGCTAACTtcttccattttatatattttaatatactgtaaatatatatattaataccCACCTCATTAAGTCATTCAAAAACTAGGTGGAGTTTCGAGTCGCCCCGACCCGGCTAGATATCGCGTCGAGTCGAGTTTCAGGGTTTTTGAAATATATATGAATTCagcccatttacttaaatgggcctcatttttgggcctgaCCCAAATCAATACCCATTTAGCAATGCCCAAAGCCAGCTCTAAGCGGGTGGAACGGGTTGACCCCTGGGCCGACTCGACCCGGTGTAGCACGAGTCATGCGTTTTATTTAGAAAATTAGGAAAAGGTGGTTTGATTGAAGTACCCGCAGCAGGTGTAATGCAAACCAAGCCGGTGATCATGCCTTGTACGGCACCAATGACGGAAGGCTTTCCAAAGAAGAGGATGTCGAGAAAGAGCCAAACGAGTAAGCTGGTGGCCGCACAGACGTGAGTATTAAGGACGGCCAGAGATGCGTCAACGTTGGCCGCATAAGGACCTCCACCGTTGAACCCCGTCCAACCCATCCAAAGCAGGCCTGCGCCGGCGAGCATCAGGAGAATGTTGTTTGGTGGAAATCTCTCCCTGTCTTTTGTTGCCCTGGGTCCCACCTGTACATTATTTAAAAGTGGCAATATTACAGGACTGAAATTCCAAAGTCTCACTGATGATTTCCTTCTTCCTGTCTTACTACTCCAGAAACCCTACCTGTGGGCCTCATCTACTGATTTGACACGTGTCTTACTAATCGAGAAACCCTACCGGCGTAGTGGAAAAGCTCCgtggccccatgatgtattttttttaatccacaccgtccattcatttttgtagctcattttagggcaagtaccaaaaaatgagacagatataaaattcaagtcgaccacaccacaggaaatagtgaggattgaatgcttacaatTGAAAACATCTTGGTGGTCCACCGAAAtgtatattttctatccaacctattcatacaatcacataaacctggatgaagggaaaacaaaaatatgatcttgatccaaaacttatgtgtctccaagaacttttcaacggtaggcattcaatccccacagtttccccatgtggtggtccacttaagatttaaatctacctcattttttctctcatgccctaacatgaacTGGCAacatgtatggacggcatggataaaacacgtacatcatggtggggcccaatttCACCACCCAATAATCACACTTTGAtaatgatcctgacctttgatttttgTAGTTGAATGCAGTCCATTGAGAAAATTCTTCAACATTCTACATTCATCTATGGCGAGGATTAAAACACTAGTGTATGATATCCTTACCCAAAAAGCTGCGGTGAATCCGGCAACACCCGACGAGAGGTGAATGACGTATCCGCCGCAATAATCAATTACTCCGGCCTTGAACAACCATCCAGTCGGACTCCATACGCTATAAGCACCAATGGTGTAAGAGAACGTAAGCCAAAGCGGCACGAACAAAATCCATGCATGGAAATTCATCCTCCCAAGAAGAGCACCCGCGATGAGAATCAAAGTAATTCCAGCGAACACGAACTGGAAGAAAATCATCGTAGCGTTTGGAAACATGCCCGCGAATGCTGGGGAGAGGAGGTATTTCTGGTCTAATGCAACACCGGGTTTTCCCCAAAAGAAAACGAGCTCTTCGCCAAACGACATTCGATAACCCCATCCAACCCAACAAACAAGAACGGCTGCGAAAGCGTAAAGAGCCATGAAAGCTGAATTCACAGCCCATTTCTTTTTTACGATGCTACCGTAGAGGATTACGAGGCCTGGCACGCTCTGGAGCCCGACCATGGTTGCTGCCGTCAGTTGCCAGGCATTGTCGGCTTTGTTCATCCATTCGGGGCTCGCTTCGTTTGGAGCGAGGTTCTTGGGAAGTGTGAAATTTGTGAAATTCGACATTTCTGCTGTCTGATACTGGAGAATtacgaaagaagaagaagaaggtaaagAAGGGAGAAGATGAGAGGAATTgcaccctctctttctcttcttctctgaTCTATGTATGTGTGTTTTTTTCTGTTTTATGGCTATGCATGTATAGAGAGAGATGAGATGAGATGAGGTTTGAAATGAGGAATTTGGTGGTGTTTATATAAGAGGTGAATGAATTGTAATTGCTTTGGAGATGGCGTTTCTTTTGTAGTATTGGACGTGACGATATGCGGGTGATTTTTAGTGATATATTAAAATAAAGTGCCATGTAATTTTGAATGTGCACCGTTGATCTTTTTATTCTAACagccgggaacggattggctactgcccctgacaccagcccagtggctggtgttcggtggtctgtgggccccaccatgatgtatgtgtttcatccattccgttcatccatttttaaagatcattttagggcttcattatAAAATAAGGGGGTATAAAtcctatgtggaccacaccacaggaaaacaatagtgattggatatccatcatttaaatcctcctaaggcccactgtactgtttgtctgacatccaatctgttgattaggtcataaagacccagatgaagggaaaaaacaaagatcagcttgatccaatacttttatggcccccaaaaagtttttaatggtcgacttcattcaacaatgtttcctgtaatgtggtccacttgagattgggatatatctcatttttttttgtaaaatcataaaatgatctataaaaatagatggacggcatggatgaaacacatacatcacggtggggcccatagaccaccGAATGTcaatgggagtagccaatccgtttccctaacAGCCATCTTGCAAGCCACCGTGTGATGATCGTGATCGTACGATCAGTGGACTTTGTACCTTTATCcgcaatggggcccactgattgaaAGGTAGCGATCATGGAGAAAATTATCATTTGGGTAGTTGCAATTTGGTTAAGCTTACATCCAGGTCAGTTATCAAGCGTGATCTGTACACGTGAAGTGGTGTGGTAGATCCGGGACCTTTGGTCTGTTGGGTCCGGACGCCGTTTTGCTAGTGGTtggtgttatgtggaccccaccatgatgtatgtgtttatccactccgtccatccattttgaaagataattttaggacttgaaccCAGAattgaggtagatttaaatctcaggtggaccacatcatgggaaaacagtagtgattgagtgtccaccgttaaaaacctcctaggcccactgtaatggttatttgacatataacctgttgattaggttatacagatgtggatgaagggaaaaatatatatcagcttgatccaaaacttttgtgccctagagaagtttttaatggtgggcgttcaatcaacactgtgcggtccacttgagatttagatcaaccttattttgggttcataccataaaatgatcttaaagaatgggtggacggcatggatgaaacacatacattatggtggggcccacagagcacggaccactagccattggctagtggcagggtcagtagccaatccgtttccgttgggTCCTACAGTGGGAGAGTGCCATACCCTGTCAATCAATGGATAGATTCTTTACATGTGTCAATTGCGTATGAGATCTAAGCCGATCATCAGACAGTCCCCACCTTAGATGGGCTAGATGCAGAAAACCACAAGATTATCTATTCAATGAGGGAAGTAAACAGATGGTTAAGGAAAAACTCAACCAACTGTTCAAATTTTCTTTCCTCCGGATGAATGGTGAGGATAGTCCAATTAGTCCAGGTACATCCAGTGGCGTTTTTGTAAATTTCTGGACAAGCAGGGGTATGTAAAAAAGGATTTCATGTCTTTTACTGGAGCTGTCATTTCATATTTTTTAGCGGAAATACCAACAACGGCTATTGCTCTAGATTCCGCGAAATTACAAGAGCTACTGTCGGCACTCGTTTGCAGCGATACATCCAATGGCGCATTATAGCTGCGTCGACTTAGCTTTTTGTACACCCTTGCAGACAAGGTTAATGAAACCTGCTACTAAGCTACAGCTAAGACGATATCTCGTAGAAAACATGCACATTAGGCATGCTATATAAAGGGTGCGTTTGGTCTCACCAGATATCGTGAAATTTCACGAAATCTTGCACCAATTCGACTGATTAATGGTGAAATTTTGTGCGAACTATTGGAATATGTGTgctactggaaaagctctgtgggacccaccatgatatatgtgttttatcctctctgtccatccattttctctgctcattttagggcatgaactgaaaaatatGGCTAATCCAAattgcaggtggaccacactataaaaagcagtggTTAATGAAATCCTCTGTTAAAAGTTTCTTGAAGGATACAAAAGtttggatgaaactgatatttgtattttcccttcatctaagtctccGCGACCtattcaataggttggatggtaaataaacattacagtgagccctaggaagtctttaatggtggcattcaatcacTGCGCATGGTtccttgtggcgtggtccacctgatatttgcatCTGATTCATGTCGAAAACTGAGGGTTCAAAAccaatagacggcatggataaaacacatacattattgtggggcccacatttcctgcACCAACCAGTGTGCTGTGTGTTACACTACGCAATCCGAATCCTCATGGTGCATATGCTCATTGATTGTGCACATGGGGCccgcattaactcaaattaaatcatCCGTTGTGGGGGCCACTATAGATAGGTCATAGTTTGATTTGACGATTGTGATCTTTTATTAATGAATATTTGTTTATTGAATTAAAACGTTGACTtctgtttttgtatttttatttgttttttcatatGGGTCAAGGACTTCCCAATAACCGGGGCTGGATTTCAGCCCCAGACCCAAGCTACTAGTAGATAGGTCCGGTTTATGCCAGTTCCACTGCAAATCAGATGGTTTGTGTTGGGATTGGGTCTGGTACAGATCAAGAAGATCTAGCCCCAACCCACTAATATATGGGTTGGGATCTAAATTGAGTTGGTCTGGTTTCTAATCTCTAATTTAATAAATGTAGGACTTCTTGTTAGACAACCAATCACAAATTTTCTCTTGTTTAGTTAATGTAGGATTCCCTATTGGACAACCAATCACAAGTCATTAGTGAAGGAATTTTAGTCTAGCTTCAGTTTTGTGCGGCCCAAAATCCATCCAATTAAAAAGTTGTGTTTGGAATAGGAAGTGAGTATTGAGATATTTCAAATGTAACTCAACTGATCTAAATTCAGATCTGATTGGTTTATTTGGATATTCTCCAAATAAAAATCAGAACATGATTCTTATGGGTAATTTAATAAAATATGTAccaattaaaaaaatcattttttttattagataCACTTTCTCTACCTAGTATTTCACCTCTTGCTTGTTTTTTTATAATCCTTAATGATAATTGGTTGTATTCATCGCTTTTAACTATAATAGCTTGTTTATTGCAGAACATGCATGTCTGGTTCAAATCACAATGATGGTTTTAAGACCGGGATGAACCCTGCTCCAAGTCAACTACGACTCGGACAGACCCAATTGAGTCTCATGCAACACCTGGTTTGTCCAAGTTGGGCCGATTTACAACAACTTGGGTGAGTCACGACTCTTAACTCAAAGTTGGGTGAGTATGTTAAAACTGTATTTGCGGAATTGACAATTCATCTATTCATCAATAATGAACATTCAACACAATAATCTAAAGGTGTACTTAATTAGAAAGACATTCCCAAAGCCTTATATATGAATCACCTGAATCTTTTAAACATGATAACAATAGGGCCTTAAAGACCCTCGCCTCACCTATGGGTTCGCGTCCCCCAAGCCCTATCGTATTAGAATTGGAATGAAAACCAACAGGCTAACGTGGGCCAATGCTAGCATCACCAAATTCAGGCAGGGTGGCAAATGAGCTGCGATGGTCCACCCCCACCTGATTCCTGCATGCCCTCTTTGTTACAGTTTGGGCTGGGTGGGTTAGACATGGGTCCTATGTCTTCCTAAAGGCTCAACAAGTAGTGCAGGCCCAATGCAACTTAACTTTGTAAGTGGGGCCCAAACTAAATCGTCTTAGGGTGGTGGACCTTATGCTAAGATGCTGTTCTGGTTTAGCGTATTAGATGATCATATTTGTAGATGGCCCACATTAGAATATTCACAAGAAATTGCAGTGTCAGATTGACGGTCCATTTGAAGGCCATTATTCATTTTGATTGAAACAGTCGGATCATTTTGATTACCAGACATGGACCAGCACCGAATAAGATCCACTAGATGACCCAGCATATCTCGACTCTCCCCAAGAGGCACCAATTAGTATCTTTGTGACTGCTGACCGTTTCTGGGCCTCAAATTTCAACTATCAACTTCATTTTAACACTCCATTAATCAAGGGCCTGTCTGATAAGTAAGCTTAAATgaaattaggtgggatggaattgcatttggttgcgTACAAAATTCATCCAGTAAGGAAGACAGAATTGAGattatgaccattaaaaacttcccatgccTCACCAtaatgcccaccataatatttgtttgccatccaatcctggatgaaggtaaaaacaaaatataagcttgatttaaAAGTTTTGTTATCACAGAGTTTTTTTATGGTAGTCattcatcaccactgtttcctacggtgtggtccacctgatttttagatctaccttatttttgagctTGTGCCTTAAAATTGATTTacaaaaattggatggatggcgtggattaa
Coding sequences within:
- the LOC131233661 gene encoding ammonium transporter 2 member 5-like: MSNFTNFTLPKNLAPNEASPEWMNKADNAWQLTAATMVGLQSVPGLVILYGSIVKKKWAVNSAFMALYAFAAVLVCWVGWGYRMSFGEELVFFWGKPGVALDQKYLLSPAFAGMFPNATMIFFQFVFAGITLILIAGALLGRMNFHAWILFVPLWLTFSYTIGAYSVWSPTGWLFKAGVIDYCGGYVIHLSSGVAGFTAAFWVGPRATKDRERFPPNNILLMLAGAGLLWMGWTGFNGGGPYAANVDASLAVLNTHVCAATSLLVWLFLDILFFGKPSVIGAVQGMITGLVCITPAAGVVQCWAAIIMGMLSGSIPWYTMMVIHKKVNLLKQVDDTMAVFHTHAIAGSLGGILSGLFAEPRLNRLFYGNDLKYIGLLYGLKMGRTNAGLHQLGIQVGGILFIIVLNIGVTSLICLLIRLVVPLRLSDEDMQAGDDAIHGEEAYALWGDGEKFENSKHISVYDVEDFPSVNPKRGGAVEMT